A genome region from Carya illinoinensis cultivar Pawnee chromosome 2, C.illinoinensisPawnee_v1, whole genome shotgun sequence includes the following:
- the LOC122297762 gene encoding mitogen-activated protein kinase kinase kinase 20-like, with the protein MKRKAEESNCCHGGSWVRGPLIGKGSFGSVFLATSKKPRSRFACFPSSMAVKSAEVSVSCSLQKEKEVLDNVRGCPYIIGCFGEETTTQENGEMVYNLLLEYASGGTLADSIEKSDGCWLPESDVKRYTRSILKGLSHIHDCGYVHCDIKPENVLLVPNATAGGGNFVAKIGDLGLAKRSSAQRKKRKLDLNLYLRGTPLYISPETVMESVQEPPSDIWALGCVVCKMLTGKSPWDGAEEMNTENLLRLIGDEHELPKIPTGISEEARDFLKACLVRKPMYRFTAEMLMDHQFLAGVGEHDHDVKDEESLAVQDEKLVSTAPTDSELTDSSVSGDWLLLSDDSSYCSSWPEEDEDLEVEVQCHGRSDKNESFASSLNCLASTVPIGAAMAEQIVV; encoded by the coding sequence atgaagagaaaggCAGAGGAGAGTAATTGTTGTCATGGAGGAAGTTGGGTGAGAGGGCCACTGATCGGTAAAGGAAGTTTTGGGTCCGTGTTTCTTGCCACTTCAAAGAAACCGAGATCACGGTTTGCTTGTTTCCCGTCCTCCATGGCTGTGAAATCAGCAGAGGTATCCGTTTCATGTTCGCTTCAGAAGGAGAAAGAGGTTCTCGACAACGTTAGAGGCTGCCCATATATCATTGGCTGCTTTGGGGAAGAGACTACTACCCAAGAAAACGGTGAGATGGTTTACAATTTGTTATTGGAGTATGCTTCTGGAGGAACCCTAGCAGATTCAATCGAGAAATCCGATGGTTGTTGGTTGCCCGAATCCGATGTTAAGCGCTATACAAGGTCGATTCTCAAAGGGCTTAGTCACATTCATGACTGCGGTTACGTACACTGCGATATAAAGCCCGAGAATGTTCTACTCGTGCCCAATGCTACTGCTGGTGGCGGTAATTTTGTGGCAAAGATTGGGGATTTGGGGTTAGCGAAGAGATCTTCCGCACAgagaaagaagaggaagttggactTGAATCTTTACTTGAGAGGCACGCCACTGTATATATCACCTGAAACGGTGATGGAGAGTGTGCAGGAGCCTCCATCCGACATCTGGGCTCTGGGGTGTGTCGTTTGTAAGATGCTTACTGGGAAATCCCCTTGGGATGGGGCGGAAGAGATGAACACGGAGAATCTTTTACGTTTGATTGGTGATGAGCATGAATTGCCTAAAATTCCAACTGGGATTTCTGAGGAAGCAAGGGATTTCTTGAAGGCGTGTCTTGTGAGGAAACCCATGTATAGATTCACGGCTGAGATGTTGATGGATCATCAGTTTCTGGCCGGTGTGGGCGAACATGATCATGACGTGAAGGATGAAGAATCGCTGGCTGTTCAGGATGAAAAACTAGTGTCTACTGCTCCGACTGATTCTGAGCTTACTGATTCATCTGTTTCGGGTGATTGGCTCTTGTTGTCCGATGACTCTTCGTACTGCAGTTCTTGGCCCGAAGAAGACGAAGACTTGGAAGTGGAAGTGCAATGCCATGGAAGATCCGATAAAAATGAGTCTTTTGCAAGTTCTTTGAACTGCCTCGCTTCAACCGTACCTATTGGAGCAGCAATGGCTGAACAAATAGTTGTGTGA